One bacterium genomic window, GAGCATGGGGATCAGAAGCAGATTGATGACAAAGAGCGCATTGCGCCACCAAACAGCCGGCATCTCCGCCAATGGCGAGAGAACCGCCGCCACGAAAGGCGGATACATGAACGTGTTAGGATCACCCTCCGCGCCGAGTTCCACGGCAACCGGAGAGCGCACGTGCACCCACTCGGCATTCTTGCGAAGTGGAGTATACATCCACTCGGACTGGCCGTTCTTCCAGAAGTATGCCCCCAGTTGATTGGGAAACAGATCCACCATCCACAGGGAAAACACCGTGCGCTGCCAGAGAAACACGCCGATCGCCAGCAAGGCAATCAGCAGCCAATCCGGGGGAAATCCTCGTACAACGCGATGCACAGTCCCTCGCGGCAATCGTCGCGACTACTTCACCCAGCCGGTCTTGAATTCCTTCACCAGCGCGGCCATCTTGTCTTCGAGTTCTTTGTCGAGAGTCGCTTTCTTGGTGATCTCGTCGAGGATGGCTTTGCCCGCGCTGCGGAAGTGTTTCATGATATCGGCTTCGAACTGCTTGACTTGGTCGGGCGGAACGTCGTCGAAGTAGCCGCGGGTGGCTATCCAGAGAATGGCCACTTGTTCCGCGACCGGCCAGGGTTTGAAGAGTCCCTGCTTGAGGACCTCGGTGAGCCGCTGGCCGCGCGTGAGCTGCGCCCGCGTGGCCTTGTCAAGATCGGAACCGAACTGCGCGAAGGCGGCGAGTTCACGATACTGAGCAAGATCGAGACGGAGCGAACCACCCACCTGACGCATGGCCTTGATCTGGGCCTTGCCGCCGACGCGCGAGACGGAGATACCGACGTTGATGGCGGGACGGATTCCCGAATAGAACAGCTCGGATTCGAGGAAGATCTGTCCGTCGGTGATCGAGATGACGTTGGTCGGAATGTAAGCCGAAACGTCGCCGGCTTGAGTCTCGATAATCGGCAGCGCGGTCAGCGATCCGCCGCCGAGACTGTCGTTCAACTTGGCGGCGCGCTCGAGCAGACGGGAGTGCAAATAGAAAATATCTCCGGGATAGGCTTCGCGGCCGGGCGGACGACGCAGCAACAGCGAGAGCTGGCGATAGGCCCAGGCGTGCTTGGTCAGATCGTCATAGATGCAGACGGCATGGCGTCCGTTGTCGCGGAAGTACTCGCCCATCGTGCAGCCCGAATAGGGAGCGAGAAACTGGATGGGCGCAGGCTCCACGGCGGTCGAAGACACAATGATGGTGTGTTCCATCGCGCCGTGATCCTCAAGGGTCTTGATGACCTTGGCGATGGTCGAGCCTTTCTGACCGATGGCGACGTAGATGCAGATAACGCCGGTGCCCTTTTGATTGATGATCGTATCAATCGCGATGGCCGTTTTACCGGTCTGGCGGTCACCGATAATCAGCTCGCGCTGTCCGCGACCGATGGGAATCATCGAATCAATGGCTTTGATGCCCGTTTGCAGCGGCTCTTTCACGGGCTGGCGGGTCACGACGCT contains:
- the atpA gene encoding F0F1 ATP synthase subunit alpha — translated: MKVRPEEITSILREQIADYQALSSVDEVGRVVYVGDGITRVYGLDKVMYGEMVEFTGGVMGMALNLEEDNVGCALFGSDAQIEEGSVAKRTGRVVQVPIGDELVGRVVNPLGVPLDGKGPIGTDRFSPVERLATSVVTRQPVKEPLQTGIKAIDSMIPIGRGQRELIIGDRQTGKTAIAIDTIINQKGTGVICIYVAIGQKGSTIAKVIKTLEDHGAMEHTIIVSSTAVEPAPIQFLAPYSGCTMGEYFRDNGRHAVCIYDDLTKHAWAYRQLSLLLRRPPGREAYPGDIFYLHSRLLERAAKLNDSLGGGSLTALPIIETQAGDVSAYIPTNVISITDGQIFLESELFYSGIRPAINVGISVSRVGGKAQIKAMRQVGGSLRLDLAQYRELAAFAQFGSDLDKATRAQLTRGQRLTEVLKQGLFKPWPVAEQVAILWIATRGYFDDVPPDQVKQFEADIMKHFRSAGKAILDEITKKATLDKELEDKMAALVKEFKTGWVK